The Thioalkalivibrio sulfidiphilus HL-EbGr7 genome includes a window with the following:
- a CDS encoding phage tail length tape measure family protein produces the protein MADMELALQIRAEARQAVRELQGTRQEMGRMGQSGRTAGEDLRGLNQRVDELQRGLDGVQRTGRMVRNVLGALGVGFSIRAVFQATIEQERVLAQLDARIRSTGGAAGYTRDELAKMAAELQQVTTYGDEAVMAMQGVLLTFTQVRGAEFRDATGLILDMATALGQDLQSAAMQVGRSLNDPIQGITALNRAGVQFTQDQRELVRQLVETGDVAGAQRVILKELETQFGGSAKAARNTFGGALQALRNAVGDLFEAEGGGLVSAKENIEALTTMLSDPDVVAGVDSLTTGFIQLFSWIAKAGAEGGKFAKWLGEELAARSSGAAAGDLVRIGQELDRITKSIEGLNTQEQRFGRLAPAMQEELERLLQRRSDLLRMEKEALEAGVTNERKAADDKSKIRQQDTRDLGRNLGAQLKLHEEHKKALEQARRERKSLERMADDLETEFAPQAPSINAELENVLDIYRELPRRSAGAGARRVRPGRRGGAEARGTAAPGT, from the coding sequence ATGGCTGATATGGAACTCGCGCTCCAGATTCGCGCCGAGGCTCGCCAGGCAGTCCGTGAGCTGCAGGGCACGCGCCAGGAGATGGGACGCATGGGCCAGAGCGGGCGCACGGCCGGCGAGGACCTGCGCGGCCTGAATCAGCGCGTGGATGAGCTGCAGCGAGGCCTCGATGGCGTGCAGCGCACCGGACGCATGGTCCGCAACGTGCTCGGCGCCCTGGGCGTGGGCTTCTCCATCCGCGCCGTCTTCCAGGCCACCATCGAGCAGGAGCGGGTGCTTGCCCAGCTCGATGCGCGAATCCGGTCCACGGGTGGCGCCGCAGGATACACCCGCGACGAACTTGCCAAGATGGCGGCCGAGTTGCAGCAGGTGACCACCTACGGCGATGAAGCTGTCATGGCCATGCAGGGTGTGCTGCTCACCTTCACGCAGGTGCGCGGTGCTGAGTTCAGGGATGCGACCGGCCTGATTCTGGACATGGCGACCGCCCTGGGGCAGGACCTGCAGTCGGCCGCCATGCAGGTGGGTCGGTCCTTGAACGACCCGATCCAGGGCATCACGGCGCTGAATCGGGCGGGTGTTCAATTCACTCAGGATCAACGCGAGTTGGTTCGCCAGCTCGTTGAGACTGGCGATGTGGCTGGTGCCCAACGCGTCATTCTGAAAGAGCTGGAAACCCAGTTCGGTGGATCAGCAAAGGCCGCACGAAACACATTTGGGGGGGCTTTACAGGCGCTGCGTAACGCCGTCGGTGATCTCTTTGAGGCCGAGGGCGGCGGGCTCGTGTCCGCCAAGGAGAACATCGAAGCCCTGACGACGATGCTCTCAGATCCTGATGTCGTAGCCGGGGTGGACAGCCTCACCACGGGATTCATACAGCTCTTCAGCTGGATTGCGAAAGCCGGTGCCGAGGGGGGCAAATTCGCCAAGTGGCTGGGAGAGGAACTGGCTGCCAGAAGCTCCGGGGCGGCTGCTGGCGACCTGGTGAGGATCGGGCAGGAACTTGATCGGATCACTAAAAGCATCGAGGGGCTCAATACCCAGGAGCAGCGTTTCGGGCGCCTGGCTCCTGCAATGCAGGAAGAGTTGGAACGCCTGCTCCAGCGCCGATCTGATCTATTACGCATGGAAAAGGAGGCGCTCGAAGCCGGCGTCACCAATGAACGCAAGGCCGCCGACGACAAGTCCAAGATCCGTCAGCAGGACACTCGGGACCTCGGCCGAAATCTCGGTGCACAACTCAAGCTTCACGAGGAGCACAAAAAGGCCCTTGAGCAGGCGCGCCGCGAGCGCAAAAGCCTGGAGCGCATGGCCGATGACCTGGAGACGGAGTTCGCGCCCCAGGCGCCCAGCATCAACGCCGAGCTGGAGAACGTGCTCGACATTTACCGCGAGCTGCCCCGCCGCTCAGCGGGCGCTGGAGCGCGGCGAGTTCGACCAGGCCGCCGAGGGGGCGCAGAAGCTCGTGGAACGGCTGCGCCAGGCACGTGA
- a CDS encoding YqaE/Pmp3 family membrane protein, whose product MGIGGISLWQLLMIFVYVGVVVVLFRSIRLDSKKALICSRCGTANKARTHTRGSIFIEILLWLMFIIPGLIYSIWRLTTRGKVCGVCGSADLVPLTSPAGQELSARYGQHQDSAGSDPDAKVFAKGAAERAKLAEATARYRETQAAGKKGHPASSPADTGYSITGADESPAPTRSGTRPTGSSTPSDGRRE is encoded by the coding sequence ATGGGTATTGGAGGAATTTCGCTTTGGCAGTTGCTGATGATCTTTGTGTACGTTGGGGTCGTTGTTGTGTTGTTCAGAAGCATCAGGCTCGACTCAAAAAAGGCCCTCATCTGCTCGCGGTGTGGCACGGCCAACAAGGCACGTACCCACACCCGCGGCAGCATCTTCATCGAAATCCTGTTGTGGCTGATGTTCATCATTCCGGGCTTGATCTACTCCATCTGGCGTCTGACCACCCGGGGCAAGGTGTGCGGTGTTTGCGGATCGGCTGACCTGGTGCCCCTCACCAGCCCTGCGGGCCAAGAGCTATCGGCGCGCTACGGGCAACACCAGGACTCCGCAGGCTCCGATCCCGACGCCAAAGTGTTCGCCAAGGGCGCCGCTGAGCGGGCCAAGCTGGCCGAGGCCACGGCCAGATACCGGGAGACCCAGGCCGCAGGGAAGAAGGGGCATCCTGCCTCCTCTCCGGCGGACACCGGCTACTCCATCACTGGCGCCGATGAGTCGCCTGCTCCCACGCGCTCAGGTACACGTCCCACGGGTAGCTCCACGCCATCGGATGGCCGGCGCGAATGA
- a CDS encoding DUF7210 family protein, with protein MSTKSETKKPEAKTVSVTLIAPHTHHGTHYTPGQTIQVREHLVPWLARHRVIEAPAQTKE; from the coding sequence GTGAGCACGAAAAGCGAAACGAAGAAGCCCGAGGCAAAGACGGTGAGCGTCACGCTCATCGCGCCGCACACCCACCACGGCACGCACTACACGCCGGGCCAGACCATCCAGGTGCGCGAGCACCTGGTGCCCTGGCTCGCCCGCCACCGGGTGATCGAAGCCCCCGCCCAGACCAAGGAGTAA
- a CDS encoding phage tail terminator protein, which yields MTGHFLALEPLIEARLKAHLPAGVHVLTAADLAGVEERAQVTPAVHLIYRGYRPTQDQGQGKIQEIEQIWWTVVAVRSARDIKGGSGTREQAGPIIDAVLEALMGWRPIEGYLPLKLAPSAAPAYRAGFAYHPLGWTTRTTKRGAQQ from the coding sequence ATGACCGGCCACTTCCTCGCACTGGAACCGCTCATCGAGGCCCGATTGAAGGCGCATTTGCCCGCCGGCGTACATGTGCTGACCGCTGCGGATCTCGCGGGCGTCGAGGAACGTGCGCAGGTGACGCCGGCGGTGCACCTGATCTATCGCGGCTATCGCCCCACGCAGGACCAGGGCCAGGGGAAGATCCAGGAGATCGAACAGATCTGGTGGACGGTGGTGGCCGTGCGTTCCGCGCGCGACATCAAGGGCGGCTCGGGCACGCGCGAGCAGGCCGGGCCGATCATCGATGCGGTGCTGGAGGCCCTGATGGGCTGGCGCCCCATCGAGGGCTATCTGCCCCTGAAACTCGCGCCCTCCGCAGCGCCCGCCTACCGGGCCGGATTTGCCTACCACCCGCTGGGGTGGACCACACGCACAACCAAGAGAGGTGCACAACAGTGA
- a CDS encoding gp436 family protein, producing MYTDRDDLIQRYGEAELIQLTDRHRQGIVDEEVLARAIADAEALVDSYLAPRYVLPLAVDLVQGSNLPQAAADIARYNLYGAHAPEEVEKRYERQVKWLRDLSQGAASLGVQDTATATPAGRAVVRGGASQFNWEKF from the coding sequence ATGTACACGGACCGCGATGACCTGATCCAGCGATATGGCGAGGCCGAGCTGATCCAGCTCACCGATCGCCATCGCCAGGGCATCGTGGACGAGGAAGTGCTCGCCAGAGCCATCGCCGACGCCGAGGCCCTGGTGGATTCCTATCTGGCGCCGCGCTACGTGCTTCCCCTGGCCGTCGACCTGGTGCAGGGCTCCAACCTCCCCCAGGCCGCCGCAGACATTGCCCGATACAACCTCTACGGCGCGCATGCACCGGAGGAAGTGGAGAAGCGATACGAGCGCCAGGTGAAGTGGCTGCGCGATCTCTCGCAGGGCGCAGCGAGCCTCGGCGTGCAGGACACCGCCACCGCCACACCCGCTGGACGCGCAGTAGTGCGCGGTGGAGCCAGTCAATTCAATTGGGAGAAATTCTGA
- a CDS encoding ComEA family DNA-binding protein: MREYLVKTPLRHNGVLYRPDPANEVLVALDEKHAAPLLALSAIAPLHNTATMTRPAGGQDDSTNTGEGSPPQGAVNINTATPEELASAISGVGDGVAARIVAYREEHGPFESVDHLTRVQGIGKATLAAHKDGLTV; this comes from the coding sequence ATGCGTGAGTACCTGGTCAAGACCCCGCTAAGACACAACGGTGTGCTATACCGCCCGGATCCCGCGAACGAGGTCCTCGTGGCCCTGGACGAAAAGCATGCCGCCCCCCTCCTGGCGCTGAGTGCCATCGCGCCCCTGCATAACACCGCGACGATGACCAGGCCGGCGGGAGGTCAGGATGACAGCACGAACACAGGCGAGGGATCGCCCCCGCAGGGCGCCGTGAACATCAACACCGCCACCCCCGAAGAGTTGGCCTCCGCGATCTCCGGTGTGGGCGATGGCGTGGCTGCCCGGATCGTGGCCTATCGCGAGGAGCACGGGCCCTTCGAAAGCGTGGATCATCTCACCCGCGTGCAGGGCATCGGCAAGGCCACCCTGGCGGCCCACAAGGACGGGCTGACCGTCTGA
- a CDS encoding major capsid protein → MPQMTPRQARVIDPILTQVAQGHKNADFVGEALFPVVPVEQRGGKIIQFGKEDFKLYATGRAPGANTKRVNYGYQGDPYSLEQHALEGQVPFEIMEDANAVPNIDMATVAIRKTQNIIDLRLEKARADIARDEASYDNDHKVTLSGTDQWSDHDNSDPTGDIDAARSAVRSTIGRRPNTALLSGKAFDAVRNHPKIIDRIKYTGRDSITPEMLASLWNLQRVVVGDAVYAEDDGDLVDVWGGDVIVAYTEVGSLADMGLPSYGYTYRLRNFPIVEQPYQDRNAKSWIYPVTDEVDPVMAAGLAGFLIRNAA, encoded by the coding sequence ATGCCTCAGATGACCCCCCGTCAGGCCCGGGTGATCGATCCCATCCTGACCCAGGTGGCCCAGGGCCACAAGAACGCGGACTTCGTTGGCGAGGCGCTCTTTCCGGTGGTGCCGGTGGAGCAGCGCGGCGGCAAGATCATCCAGTTCGGCAAGGAGGACTTCAAACTCTACGCCACCGGCCGCGCCCCGGGCGCCAACACCAAGCGTGTGAACTACGGCTACCAGGGCGACCCCTACAGCCTGGAGCAGCACGCGCTGGAAGGCCAGGTGCCGTTCGAGATCATGGAAGACGCCAACGCGGTGCCAAACATCGACATGGCCACCGTGGCGATCCGCAAGACGCAGAACATCATCGATCTGCGCCTGGAGAAGGCACGGGCGGATATCGCGCGCGACGAGGCCAGCTACGACAACGACCACAAGGTCACGCTATCCGGCACCGATCAGTGGAGCGACCACGACAACAGCGATCCGACCGGCGATATCGACGCGGCGCGCTCCGCGGTGCGCTCGACCATCGGCCGCCGCCCGAATACCGCGCTGCTCTCCGGCAAGGCCTTCGACGCCGTGCGCAACCACCCGAAGATCATCGACCGCATCAAGTACACCGGGCGCGATTCCATCACCCCGGAGATGCTGGCCAGCCTGTGGAACCTGCAGCGCGTGGTGGTCGGCGATGCGGTATATGCCGAGGACGATGGCGACCTGGTGGACGTGTGGGGCGGCGACGTGATCGTGGCCTACACCGAGGTAGGCTCTCTCGCCGACATGGGTCTGCCCAGCTACGGCTACACCTATCGGCTGCGCAACTTCCCCATCGTCGAGCAGCCCTACCAGGACCGCAACGCCAAGAGCTGGATCTATCCGGTGACCGACGAGGTGGACCCCGTGATGGCCGCCGGGCTGGCCGGATTCCTGATCCGCAACGCGGCCTGA
- a CDS encoding capsid cement protein, which yields MPSQNIAILTLSIAAAAALSPHRFVTAAGAVASAGGNALGVTRSEADTGDMTPVDVLGTTRVTAGAAITAGAAVQVGSDGKAITLAAGEKVGRALEAAGADGDLIEIVLIPN from the coding sequence ATGCCGAGCCAGAACATCGCCATCCTGACGCTTTCCATCGCCGCCGCGGCGGCCCTGTCGCCGCACCGCTTCGTGACCGCCGCCGGTGCGGTCGCAAGCGCTGGTGGCAACGCCCTGGGCGTGACCCGCTCCGAGGCAGATACCGGCGACATGACGCCGGTCGACGTGCTGGGCACCACCCGCGTGACCGCGGGCGCCGCCATCACGGCCGGCGCGGCCGTGCAGGTGGGCTCCGACGGCAAGGCCATCACGCTGGCCGCCGGCGAGAAGGTCGGGCGGGCCCTGGAGGCCGCCGGCGCCGACGGTGATCTCATCGAGATCGTCCTGATCCCCAACTGA